In one Lysobacter alkalisoli genomic region, the following are encoded:
- a CDS encoding right-handed parallel beta-helix repeat-containing protein: MFRIIPLSLAAMVLGGLSGTSSAAESYDNCTGFINSVPATIVTQGTWCLNKDLGTGMASGAAITVNTNNVTIDCNDFKLGGLAAGTGTLTIGIQANSRYNLTVRQCNIRGFNRGVATTNGGGHRIENNRFDSNTLRGIDIQSPGSVIRGNLVIDTGGSTSSAAAAYGINAADGVDIIDNTVIGVAPGGTNANAFGIGSNFNGDGSINSNRVRGLAANGTGLAFGIYNTNSGRIVVRDNDVQGTGSTGSIGIRCITDQGTARGNIISGFNTSIQNCLSSNNTMNTN, from the coding sequence ATGTTCCGCATCATCCCACTTTCGCTTGCCGCCATGGTGCTCGGAGGGCTCTCTGGGACGTCCAGTGCCGCCGAAAGCTATGACAACTGCACCGGCTTCATCAACTCTGTACCGGCCACCATCGTCACCCAGGGCACCTGGTGTCTCAACAAGGATCTGGGCACTGGCATGGCCAGCGGTGCGGCGATCACCGTCAACACCAACAACGTCACCATCGACTGCAACGATTTCAAGCTCGGGGGTCTGGCAGCAGGAACCGGCACGCTGACCATCGGCATCCAGGCCAACAGCCGCTACAACCTCACTGTCCGTCAATGCAACATTCGCGGTTTCAATCGCGGCGTGGCAACCACGAATGGCGGTGGTCACAGGATCGAGAACAACCGCTTCGACAGCAATACGCTGCGCGGCATCGACATCCAGAGCCCGGGCTCGGTCATCCGCGGCAATCTGGTGATCGATACCGGGGGCTCCACCTCGAGCGCCGCTGCGGCATATGGAATCAATGCGGCGGACGGCGTCGACATCATCGACAACACGGTCATTGGGGTGGCACCGGGCGGCACCAATGCGAATGCCTTTGGCATTGGTTCCAACTTCAACGGTGATGGCAGCATCAACAGCAACCGTGTCCGCGGCCTGGCCGCCAACGGAACCGGGCTGGCTTTCGGGATCTACAACACCAACTCCGGCCGGATCGTGGTCCGGGACAACGACGTCCAGGGAACCGGCAGTACAGGCAGCATCGGCATCCGCTGCATTACAGACCAGGGAACGGCACGGGGCAACATCATCAGCGGCTTCAATACCAGCATCCAGAACTGTCTGTCTTCGAACAACACGATGAACACGAACTGA
- a CDS encoding right-handed parallel beta-helix repeat-containing protein, with the protein MHSMAPSLALVLLSACAAWSSALASEDYDNCTGFIDSLPATISTQGTWCLRKDLSTGMISGSAIEIAANNVTLDCNHFKLGGLGAGTGTGAVGINAVDRKNVTVRHCSIRGFWFGMSTWGGDGHLVERNTFDSNRLYSVRVNSPQSTIRANLIVNTGGSTAGVGDAQAIRTDNGTDIIDNTISGVAPGTTDASAYGIFVAAVSSNLPATVARNRIRGLTPNGTGVAHGIHIFNSNHTVVRDNDVQGNAAPGSVGVHCGSDRGTARDNNISGFATGVVNCLFAGNIVNSN; encoded by the coding sequence ATGCATTCCATGGCTCCGTCACTCGCCCTCGTGCTGTTGTCGGCCTGCGCCGCTTGGTCTTCAGCACTGGCCTCCGAGGACTACGACAACTGCACTGGTTTCATCGACTCGTTGCCAGCCACGATCAGCACCCAGGGCACCTGGTGTCTGCGCAAGGATCTGTCCACCGGCATGATCAGCGGCAGCGCGATCGAGATCGCCGCCAACAATGTCACCCTCGACTGCAATCATTTCAAGCTCGGCGGCCTGGGTGCAGGCACCGGAACCGGCGCCGTCGGCATCAACGCCGTCGACCGGAAGAACGTGACCGTGCGCCACTGCAGTATCCGCGGGTTCTGGTTCGGTATGTCGACTTGGGGCGGCGACGGCCACCTGGTCGAGCGGAACACGTTCGACAGCAACAGGCTCTACTCTGTCCGGGTCAACAGCCCGCAATCGACGATACGGGCCAACCTGATCGTCAACACTGGCGGGTCTACTGCCGGCGTCGGTGACGCGCAGGCCATACGCACCGACAACGGCACCGACATCATCGACAACACCATCAGCGGCGTGGCGCCGGGAACCACCGATGCCTCGGCCTACGGCATCTTCGTTGCCGCCGTGTCCTCCAACCTTCCGGCCACTGTCGCCCGCAACCGTATCCGCGGGCTGACGCCAAACGGAACCGGCGTGGCCCACGGTATCCACATTTTCAACAGCAACCACACCGTAGTGCGCGACAACGACGTCCAGGGCAACGCCGCCCCCGGCAGTGTCGGCGTGCACTGCGGCAGCGACCGCGGCACGGCACGGGACAACAACATCAGCGGGTTCGCAACGGGTGTCGTCAATTGCCTGTTCGCCGGCAACATTGTCAATTCGAACTGA
- a CDS encoding right-handed parallel beta-helix repeat-containing protein, which translates to MIRTLTCLALTCVALSICPSLARAAESYDNCTGFISSLPATISTQGTWCLNKDLSTGVTSGSAITVNTNNVTLDCNHFKLGGLAAGLGTTATGIRADTRQNLTVRNCNIRGFQTGVAAVGNGSGHLVENSKFDKNTHTAIDVRGDGNLVRNNIVIDTGGGTGNPEANGIHGQGNTDIRNNQVDGVIGTGGSNTTVYGIRLTGGHGAAVGQNVVRNTVPTGTGLARGIYTSNGLKIFLDDNRVSLPSPLAGSQGYRCNSSNGALRNSTSWGFATANSGCLDDGGNAVH; encoded by the coding sequence ATGATCCGCACTCTGACCTGTCTCGCCCTGACCTGCGTGGCCCTGTCCATCTGCCCGTCCCTGGCCCGGGCCGCCGAGAGCTACGACAACTGCACGGGCTTCATCAGTTCGCTGCCTGCCACCATTTCCACCCAAGGCACCTGGTGCCTGAACAAGGACCTGTCCACAGGCGTGACCAGCGGCAGCGCGATCACCGTCAACACCAACAACGTCACTCTCGATTGCAATCACTTCAAGCTGGGTGGGCTGGCGGCGGGCCTCGGCACAACGGCAACCGGCATTCGTGCCGACACCAGGCAGAACCTTACGGTTCGCAATTGCAACATCCGGGGATTCCAGACAGGAGTCGCCGCCGTTGGCAATGGCAGTGGCCATCTTGTGGAGAACAGCAAATTCGACAAGAACACGCATACCGCTATCGATGTCAGGGGCGATGGCAATCTGGTGCGCAACAACATCGTCATCGACACCGGCGGCGGCACCGGGAACCCTGAAGCGAACGGCATTCACGGCCAAGGCAATACCGATATCCGCAACAATCAGGTCGATGGCGTCATCGGAACCGGTGGCAGCAATACGACCGTGTACGGTATCCGCCTCACCGGGGGCCATGGCGCCGCTGTTGGCCAGAATGTCGTCCGCAACACGGTACCCACTGGAACCGGCCTTGCCCGCGGGATCTACACCTCCAACGGGTTGAAGATCTTCCTGGACGACAACCGCGTCAGCCTGCCCTCACCGCTCGCCGGCTCACAAGGCTATCGCTGCAACTCCTCCAATGGCGCATTGCGCAACAGCACCTCCTGGGGTTTTGCAACCGCCAACTCCGGCTGTCTGGATGACGGCGGTAATGCGGTCCACTGA
- a CDS encoding right-handed parallel beta-helix repeat-containing protein — protein sequence MSTSMTSGDAITINTNNVTLDCNHFKIGGLAAGTGTVTNGVRAASRFNATVRNCNIRGFYRGVYLNAGGGHLVENSSFDGNTLYGIYVISSNSTIRNNLVIDTGGSTASTSLAAGIFAAFGVDIINNTVNGVAPTGTDTSAIGINTDFNGSGSISGNRVRGLAPTGAGVPYGIYTTNTGRSIIRDNDVQGPGPGVAGSLGIRCFTNEGTVLDNAIAGFQTGIANCFTGSNVVNSN from the coding sequence GTGTCCACCAGCATGACCAGCGGCGACGCGATAACCATCAACACCAACAACGTCACCCTCGACTGCAATCACTTCAAGATTGGCGGGCTTGCGGCAGGCACGGGCACAGTCACCAATGGAGTCCGGGCAGCGTCCAGGTTCAATGCGACGGTCAGGAACTGCAACATCCGCGGCTTCTATCGTGGCGTCTATCTCAACGCAGGCGGCGGGCACCTGGTCGAGAACAGCAGCTTCGACGGCAATACGCTCTATGGCATCTACGTCATCAGCTCCAATTCCACCATCCGCAACAACCTGGTCATCGACACAGGTGGTTCGACGGCGTCCACAAGCCTTGCCGCGGGAATCTTCGCGGCGTTCGGCGTGGACATCATCAACAACACCGTCAACGGCGTCGCACCGACCGGCACGGATACCAGCGCAATCGGAATCAACACAGACTTCAATGGCAGCGGCAGCATCAGCGGCAACCGGGTCCGGGGGCTGGCACCGACGGGCGCAGGCGTGCCTTACGGCATTTACACCACCAACACGGGGCGGAGCATCATCCGCGACAACGACGTGCAGGGACCCGGTCCCGGCGTGGCTGGAAGCCTCGGGATACGCTGCTTCACCAATGAAGGGACGGTCCTCGACAACGCGATTGCAGGATTCCAGACGGGCATCGCCAACTGTTTTACCGGTTCGAATGTCGTGAACTCGAACTGA
- a CDS encoding bile acid:sodium symporter family protein translates to MENSPLIELGLPLALAVIMIGMGLSLRPADFRQVAVRPLGLAWGTFLQLVLLPACAFALAHLLKLPPLIAVGLVILAACPGGTTSNLITYLARGDLALSIALTVVASSITIVSLPFLANIALAMFAGADEAVELPMARTVLMLAAITVVPVCIGMLVKARWPGVAAAAERAVGLFGALVLATLIVLIAWQLWDRLPSLLARAGPACVALNLIGIAAGLLATRVPGLPREQALTIAIELGIKNGTLGLLVAMTLLDSPEMAVPSAIYGLLMYGFGIAIIFFGRRQQALKARAGDFVRSR, encoded by the coding sequence ATGGAAAACAGCCCGCTGATCGAACTGGGCCTGCCGCTGGCCCTGGCCGTCATCATGATCGGCATGGGCCTGAGCCTGCGCCCGGCCGACTTCCGCCAGGTGGCCGTGCGCCCGCTGGGATTGGCCTGGGGCACGTTTCTGCAGCTGGTGCTGCTGCCGGCCTGCGCCTTCGCACTCGCACACCTGCTCAAGCTGCCGCCATTGATCGCGGTTGGCCTGGTCATCCTGGCCGCCTGCCCGGGCGGTACCACCTCGAACCTGATCACCTACCTGGCACGTGGCGATCTGGCGTTGTCGATCGCGCTGACCGTGGTCGCCAGCAGCATCACCATCGTCAGCCTGCCGTTCCTGGCCAATATCGCGCTGGCGATGTTCGCGGGGGCCGACGAGGCGGTCGAGTTGCCGATGGCGCGCACCGTGCTGATGCTGGCCGCGATCACCGTGGTGCCGGTCTGTATCGGCATGCTGGTCAAGGCGCGCTGGCCCGGCGTTGCCGCCGCCGCCGAGCGGGCGGTCGGCCTGTTCGGTGCGCTCGTGCTCGCCACCCTGATCGTGCTCATCGCCTGGCAGCTCTGGGATCGGTTGCCGAGCCTGCTCGCCCGGGCCGGGCCGGCCTGCGTCGCGCTGAACCTGATCGGCATCGCCGCCGGTCTGCTGGCCACCCGGGTGCCGGGTCTGCCGCGTGAGCAGGCGCTGACGATCGCGATCGAACTCGGGATCAAGAACGGCACGCTCGGCCTGCTGGTCGCGATGACCCTGCTGGACTCGCCGGAAATGGCCGTCCCGTCGGCGATCTATGGTCTGCTGATGTACGGCTTCGGCATCGCGATCATCTTCTTCGGCCGGCGCCAGCAGGCGCTGAAAGCGCGTGCCGGGGATTTCGTCCGCTCACGGTGA
- a CDS encoding GNAT family N-acetyltransferase: MTTLRIRDAHAADAPLLAQWAAAMAWETEHKRLDPATVLAGVTAGIADPGKARYLMAMHDAPLAGDEMIAVPAGTLMLTREWSDWRNGEWWWIQSVYVAPEYRRQGVFAALYRHVEAQARATAGVVGLRLYVERENEKAQHTYRALGMDDAGYRVFEAEWT, from the coding sequence ATGACCACCCTCCGCATCCGCGACGCCCATGCCGCCGACGCCCCGCTGCTCGCGCAGTGGGCGGCGGCGATGGCATGGGAAACCGAGCACAAGCGGCTCGATCCCGCCACCGTGCTGGCCGGCGTCACCGCCGGCATCGCCGACCCGGGCAAGGCCCGCTACCTGATGGCGATGCACGACGCCCCGCTTGCCGGCGACGAAATGATCGCGGTGCCGGCCGGCACCCTGATGCTGACCCGCGAATGGAGCGACTGGCGCAATGGCGAGTGGTGGTGGATCCAGAGCGTCTACGTCGCGCCCGAATACCGCCGCCAGGGCGTGTTCGCGGCGCTGTACCGCCATGTCGAAGCGCAGGCCCGCGCCACCGCCGGCGTGGTCGGCCTGCGCCTGTACGTCGAACGCGAGAACGAAAAGGCCCAGCACACCTATCGCGCGCTGGGCATGGACGATGCCGGCTACCGGGTTTTCGAGGCGGAGTGGACGTAG
- the ntrC gene encoding nitrogen regulation protein NR(I): protein MPTHPARIWVVDDDRSVRFVLAAALRQAGHATEDFADAAEALQALTLHDAPDLLFTDVRMPGDDGLVLLEKLKQAYPELPVVVMSAYTDVASTAGAFRGGAHEFLSKPFDLDEAVALAEQTLGRAGEAVPDEDAAAGTDVAASGDTLIGDTPAMRTLFRAIGRLAQAPLSVLVTGETGTGKELVACALHRESPRSHKPFVALNTAAIPSELLESELFGHEAGAFTGAQRRHIGRFEQADGGTLFLDEIGDMPLSLQTRLLRVLAEGEFFRVGGRELIRVDVRVIAATHQALDALVAEGRFRADLLHRLDVVRLHLPPLRDRRDDVPRLAERFLAAAATRFQSPPKRLSRAALDRLVAHDWPGNVRELENLCWRLAALAPGDVIGESDVDAVLSRGEAVGTGDTPAGADGVPAWEPMLAAWAREELAAGRDEIHARAVERVERLLLDAALEHAGGRRTEAAARLGLSRNTVARKLGARRPRR from the coding sequence ATGCCAACCCACCCCGCCCGCATCTGGGTCGTCGATGACGACCGCAGCGTCCGCTTCGTCCTCGCCGCTGCGTTGCGTCAGGCCGGCCATGCCACCGAAGACTTTGCCGACGCGGCCGAAGCCTTGCAGGCGCTGACGCTGCATGACGCTCCGGATCTGCTGTTCACGGATGTGCGCATGCCCGGTGATGACGGTCTGGTGCTGCTGGAAAAGCTCAAACAGGCGTACCCGGAGCTGCCGGTGGTGGTGATGAGCGCCTACACCGATGTTGCCAGCACTGCCGGTGCGTTCCGCGGCGGGGCCCATGAATTCCTGTCCAAGCCTTTCGACCTCGACGAAGCGGTAGCGCTGGCCGAGCAGACGCTGGGCCGGGCCGGCGAAGCCGTCCCGGACGAGGACGCTGCCGCCGGAACCGATGTGGCCGCATCCGGCGACACCCTGATCGGCGACACCCCGGCCATGCGCACCCTGTTCCGCGCCATTGGCCGGCTCGCCCAGGCGCCGTTGTCGGTGCTGGTGACCGGCGAAACCGGTACCGGCAAGGAGCTGGTCGCATGCGCGCTGCACCGCGAGTCGCCGCGCTCCCACAAGCCCTTCGTTGCGCTCAATACCGCCGCCATTCCGTCCGAACTGCTCGAAAGCGAACTGTTCGGTCACGAGGCCGGCGCTTTCACCGGCGCCCAGCGCCGCCATATCGGCCGCTTCGAGCAGGCCGATGGCGGCACCCTGTTTCTCGACGAGATCGGCGACATGCCGCTGTCGTTGCAGACCCGGTTGCTGCGTGTGCTGGCCGAAGGCGAGTTCTTCCGCGTCGGCGGGCGCGAGCTGATCCGGGTCGATGTGCGGGTCATCGCCGCCACCCACCAGGCCCTCGACGCCTTGGTTGCCGAGGGCCGCTTCCGCGCCGACCTGCTGCACCGCCTCGACGTGGTGCGCCTGCACCTGCCACCACTGCGCGACCGTCGCGACGACGTGCCGCGGCTGGCCGAGCGTTTCCTCGCCGCGGCTGCCACGCGATTCCAGTCTCCACCCAAACGCCTGTCGCGGGCCGCACTCGACCGGCTTGTCGCGCATGACTGGCCCGGCAACGTGCGTGAACTGGAAAACCTGTGCTGGCGACTGGCTGCGCTGGCCCCCGGCGACGTGATCGGCGAGAGCGATGTCGATGCGGTGCTGTCGCGCGGCGAGGCCGTCGGTACGGGCGACACACCTGCCGGTGCCGATGGCGTGCCGGCATGGGAGCCGATGCTCGCCGCCTGGGCTCGCGAAGAGCTTGCCGCCGGACGCGACGAGATCCATGCGCGGGCGGTGGAGCGGGTGGAGCGCCTGTTGCTCGATGCCGCGCTCGAGCATGCCGGCGGCCGCCGCACCGAAGCAGCGGCCCGGCTTGGCCTCAGCCGCAATACGGTCGCACGCAAGCTGGGCGCCCGGCGGCCTCGGCGTTGA
- a CDS encoding two-component system sensor histidine kinase NtrB, protein MPAADLTESPFDSLTTPIAWCDASGAVVACNTAMSGWLGVGARRLLGWPMASLDAGDGRLAEALKRPAEEGAPLRLRRARLRFTDHDECFADLWLSRTTEGGWRMEAHPVDEFPGDDPALLLPSALSASLKGLAHELRNPLAGLKGAAQLLSRRVDDAESRELVRLIDDEVARLAGLIDQLMSPSPPRPPAPLNIHAVLERVLRLNESDAGWAVRLLRDYDPSLPELMGDADRLVQAVWNLVRNAIEAGATHVTLRTRAEHAVRIGEELHHVALRLEIVDDGRGIPEELADRLFLPLVSGRAEGSGLGLALAQQVAREHRGSLAYRSRPGHTVFTLLLPMSAVE, encoded by the coding sequence ATGCCGGCCGCCGACCTCACTGAAAGCCCGTTCGACAGTCTGACCACGCCGATCGCCTGGTGCGACGCCTCCGGGGCGGTCGTCGCCTGCAACACGGCGATGTCAGGCTGGCTTGGCGTTGGTGCGAGGCGCCTGCTCGGCTGGCCGATGGCGTCGCTGGACGCCGGCGACGGCCGCCTCGCCGAAGCGTTGAAGCGACCGGCCGAAGAGGGGGCGCCGTTGCGCCTGCGTCGCGCGCGGTTGCGTTTCACCGACCATGACGAATGCTTTGCCGACCTCTGGCTCAGCCGCACCACCGAAGGCGGCTGGCGGATGGAGGCGCATCCGGTCGACGAGTTCCCCGGCGACGACCCGGCCCTGCTGCTGCCATCGGCGCTGTCGGCCTCGCTCAAGGGGCTCGCGCATGAGCTGCGCAACCCGCTGGCGGGGCTGAAGGGTGCCGCACAGCTGCTGTCGCGGCGGGTGGACGATGCCGAATCGCGCGAACTGGTGCGGTTGATCGACGACGAGGTCGCGCGACTGGCCGGCCTGATCGACCAGCTGATGAGTCCATCGCCGCCGCGCCCGCCGGCACCGCTGAACATCCATGCCGTGCTTGAACGCGTGCTGCGCCTGAACGAGAGCGACGCCGGCTGGGCGGTGCGCCTGCTGCGCGACTACGATCCCAGCCTGCCCGAGCTGATGGGCGACGCCGACCGCCTGGTGCAGGCGGTCTGGAACCTGGTCCGCAATGCGATCGAGGCCGGTGCCACCCACGTCACCCTGCGTACCCGTGCCGAGCATGCCGTGCGTATCGGCGAGGAACTGCATCACGTGGCGTTGCGGCTGGAGATCGTCGACGACGGTCGCGGGATTCCCGAAGAACTGGCCGACCGGCTGTTCCTGCCACTGGTTTCAGGACGCGCCGAAGGCAGCGGCCTGGGGTTGGCGTTGGCCCAGCAGGTCGCGCGCGAACACCGTGGCTCACTGGCCTACCGCTCGCGTCCTGGCCACACAGTGTTCACCCTGCTGTTGCCGATGTCGGCGGTAGAGTAG
- a CDS encoding ammonium transporter: MTDSKTPDPRLRGDDSRDTSALSPAQRRAVDAFRFPRPLAALSALPALVAPALASAQEVIQEVVEDVAPIVDKGDIAWMLVSTLLVVLMTVPGLALFYGGLVRAKNVLSVLMQVLAVFSLVVVLWAIYGYSLAFGSAGTIIGGFDKLFLSGVTPDSLAATFTDGVMLPEYVFIAFQATFAGITAALVVGAFAERIKFSAVLLFSVLWFTFAYLPIAHMVWGEGGYLLDKGALDFAGGTVVHINAGVAGLVGAWLIGKRTGYGREAIKPHSLTFCMVGASLLWVGWFGFNAGSNLEATSGAALAFLNTLLAPAAAALAWSAVEALLKGKPSMLGAASGVVAGLVAITPACGSVGPMGAIVIGLLAGALCVWGVTGLKKLLNADDSLDVFGVHGLGGIIGAILTGVFTAPSLGGIGDEDFSIVSQVLVQAEGVVITIVWSGVVAAIAFGLVKLVVGLRVPEESEREGLDIASHGESAYES; the protein is encoded by the coding sequence ATGACCGATTCAAAGACACCTGATCCCCGCCTGCGCGGGGATGACAGTCGCGATACCAGTGCGCTTTCGCCGGCGCAGCGTCGCGCGGTCGATGCGTTCCGCTTCCCGCGACCGCTGGCGGCGTTGTCCGCGCTGCCGGCGCTGGTGGCGCCCGCGCTGGCATCGGCGCAGGAAGTGATCCAGGAGGTGGTCGAGGACGTCGCGCCGATCGTCGACAAGGGCGACATCGCCTGGATGCTGGTCTCGACCTTGCTGGTCGTGCTGATGACCGTGCCCGGTTTGGCCCTGTTCTACGGCGGCCTGGTGCGCGCCAAGAACGTGCTGAGCGTGTTGATGCAGGTGCTGGCGGTGTTCTCGCTGGTGGTGGTGCTGTGGGCGATCTACGGCTATTCGCTGGCCTTCGGCAGCGCGGGCACGATCATCGGCGGCTTCGACAAGCTGTTCCTGTCGGGGGTGACCCCGGACAGCCTGGCGGCCACCTTCACCGATGGCGTGATGCTGCCCGAATACGTGTTCATCGCCTTCCAGGCCACTTTCGCCGGCATCACCGCGGCGCTGGTCGTCGGCGCGTTCGCCGAGCGGATCAAGTTCAGCGCGGTGCTGTTGTTCTCGGTGCTGTGGTTCACCTTCGCCTACCTGCCGATCGCGCACATGGTCTGGGGCGAGGGCGGCTACCTGCTCGACAAGGGCGCGCTGGACTTCGCCGGCGGCACCGTCGTGCACATCAACGCCGGTGTCGCCGGCCTGGTCGGCGCCTGGCTGATCGGCAAGCGCACCGGCTACGGCCGCGAGGCGATCAAGCCGCACAGCCTGACCTTCTGCATGGTCGGCGCCTCGCTGCTGTGGGTGGGCTGGTTCGGCTTCAACGCCGGCTCCAACCTGGAAGCGACCTCGGGTGCCGCGCTGGCCTTCCTCAACACCCTGCTCGCCCCGGCGGCTGCGGCGCTGGCCTGGAGCGCGGTCGAGGCCCTCCTCAAGGGCAAGCCGTCGATGCTCGGCGCGGCTTCGGGCGTGGTCGCCGGCCTGGTCGCGATCACCCCGGCCTGCGGCTCGGTCGGTCCGATGGGCGCGATCGTGATCGGCCTGCTCGCCGGTGCGCTGTGCGTATGGGGCGTGACCGGTCTGAAGAAGTTGCTCAATGCCGACGACTCGCTCGACGTGTTCGGCGTGCACGGCCTGGGCGGCATCATCGGCGCGATCCTGACCGGCGTGTTCACCGCGCCGTCCCTGGGCGGCATCGGTGACGAGGACTTCTCGATCGTCTCGCAGGTGCTGGTCCAGGCCGAGGGCGTGGTGATCACCATCGTCTGGTCCGGCGTTGTCGCCGCGATCGCCTTCGGGCTGGTCAAGCTGGTGGTCGGGCTGCGCGTGCCGGAGGAGTCCGAGCGCGAGGGCCTGGACATCGCCTCGCATGGCGAGTCGGCCTACGAGAGCTGA
- a CDS encoding P-II family nitrogen regulator, which yields MKLITAIIRPFKLDEVREALTEVGVSGITVTEVKGFGRQKGHTELYRGAEYVVDFLPKLKVECAVPDAMLEPALEALQSGAKTGKVGDGKIFVSHLEATVRIRTGELDDDAL from the coding sequence ATGAAACTGATCACTGCAATCATCCGGCCGTTCAAGCTCGACGAGGTGCGCGAGGCGCTCACCGAAGTCGGTGTGTCCGGCATCACCGTCACCGAAGTCAAGGGCTTCGGTCGGCAGAAGGGCCACACCGAGCTGTACCGCGGCGCCGAGTACGTCGTCGATTTCCTGCCCAAGTTGAAGGTCGAGTGCGCCGTGCCCGACGCCATGCTCGAACCCGCGCTGGAGGCGCTTCAGTCGGGTGCGAAGACCGGCAAGGTCGGTGACGGCAAGATCTTCGTCAGTCACCTCGAGGCCACGGTGCGTATCCGCACCGGCGAGCTCGACGACGACGCGCTTTGA
- a CDS encoding TorF family putative porin — protein sequence MSSQINSSKRCVSRHRVATHRTAAGRILAPVVSCVLLAGLGMGHAQAGEVSGELTLTSDYLFRGITQTDEKPAIQGGIEYTDDSGFYVGAWGSSISWLADSDPDISSQVELDVYFGYGGEFGDSGISYDVGAIYYWYPGSYPSGFNKADTAELYFGLEWNILSLTYSYALTDWFGVDDSDGSQALELGTSWEFAPSWTLDGAVGKQWVKHDPASDYAFWSVGVGKSFDGGFDIAFAYNDNDLIGPDETWTLSVTKSF from the coding sequence ATGTCGTCTCAGATCAATAGCAGCAAGCGTTGTGTTTCACGCCACCGTGTCGCGACCCATCGCACCGCGGCCGGCCGCATTCTGGCTCCCGTGGTGTCGTGCGTACTGCTGGCCGGCCTCGGGATGGGCCATGCACAGGCCGGTGAGGTATCGGGCGAACTCACCCTGACCAGCGACTACCTGTTCCGCGGCATCACCCAGACCGACGAGAAGCCGGCGATCCAGGGCGGCATCGAGTACACCGACGACAGCGGTTTCTACGTCGGTGCCTGGGGCAGCAGCATCAGCTGGCTGGCCGATTCCGATCCCGACATCTCCAGCCAGGTCGAGCTCGACGTCTATTTCGGTTACGGCGGCGAGTTCGGCGACAGCGGCATCAGCTACGACGTCGGCGCGATCTACTACTGGTACCCGGGCAGTTATCCCTCGGGCTTCAACAAGGCCGACACCGCCGAGCTCTACTTCGGCCTCGAGTGGAACATCCTCTCGCTCACCTATTCGTATGCGTTGACCGACTGGTTCGGCGTCGACGATTCCGATGGCAGCCAGGCGCTGGAACTGGGCACCAGCTGGGAGTTCGCACCGAGCTGGACCCTCGACGGCGCCGTCGGCAAACAGTGGGTGAAGCACGACCCGGCCAGCGACTACGCGTTCTGGTCGGTCGGCGTCGGCAAGAGCTTCGACGGCGGCTTCGATATCGCCTTTGCCTACAACGACAACGACCTGATCGGGCCGGACGAGACCTGGACCCTGTCCGTCACCAAGTCCTTCTGA